Proteins encoded by one window of Pseudorca crassidens isolate mPseCra1 chromosome 3, mPseCra1.hap1, whole genome shotgun sequence:
- the ANKRD24 gene encoding ankyrin repeat domain-containing protein 24 isoform X4: MKTLRARFKKTELRLSPTDLGSCPPCGPCPIPKPAARGRRQSQDWGKSDERLLQAVENNDAARVASLIVRKGLVPTKLDPEGKSAFHLAAMRGAASCLEVMLTHGANVMSTDGAGYSALHLAAKYGHPQCLKQLLQASCVVDTVDSSGWTALHHAAAGGCVSCSEMLCSFKAHLNPRDRLGTTPLIIAAQMCHTDLCRLLLQQGAAANDQDLQGRTALMLACEGASPETVEVLLQGGAQPGITDALGQDAAHYGALAGDKLILHLLQEAAQRPSAPSEDDSGEASSQNSVSSHEKQGAPKKRKAPQPPANIPMPDDQDAYEEIVRLRQERGRLLQKIRGLEQNQERKKQELPEAEASSLHSLERQVQELQQLLAERQEEKESLGREVESLQSRLSLLENERENTSYDVATLQDEEGELPDFPGAEALLSKHLSPSAQDLLALLQEQVATLTRQNQELMEKVQILEHFEKDEMEADSLAEVIPLALYNSLRAEFDQLRRQHAKALQALGQQEAQEGPGEEEAAPREGNGPGAKAARNGPVEAELNGTAAPETRVNGAESTEEEAAGVETTEARALEAASMVAEATETRPTDAEATETEGVGAERLETKAAGAEVTKTKTLEEGGNSETEATGAESTNMETEEPEWKASGTGAVQEELTGTGTMKTEAMGVEATTPRVTTGPALHPSAAELEAAHGKCEPAEAEGGGAGGVSSDDTGQLRAALEQAREDLRDRDCRLREMEAASAQLDEAQAGRLLAEEEARGLRAELAQREELRLELSREVQALREQLATAAAAGEQQRAAAVKLGQARDVAEARASELAAACEEARRGLAELREASEVLHQSVVPASEHHRLQEEALELRGRAASLEQEVVATGKEAARLRAELERERVGSVARLEHERIVDALQADVARLQGQLEELGRRHEKTSAEVFQVQREALFMKSERHAAEAQLATAEQQLRGLRTEAERARQAQSRAQEALESAKEKDKKITELSKEVFSLKEALKNQPGAPGSSDVEALRGQVKALREQLEEAARDHSAVVALYRSHLLYAIQGQMDEDVQRILSQILQMQRLQAQGH; encoded by the exons ATGAAGACCCTCCGGGCACGATTTAAGAAGACAGAG CTGCGGCTCAGCCCCACTGACCTTGGCTCCTGCCCACCCTGCGGCCCCTGCCCCATCCCGAAGCCGGCAGCCAGAGGCAGGCGCCAG AGCCAGGACTGGGGCAAAAGTGACGAGCGGCTGCTGCAGGCCGTGGAGAACAATGATGCCGCACGGGTGGCCTCCCTCATTGTCCGCAAGGGGCTGGTGCCCACGAAGCTGGACCCCGAGGGCAAGTCCGC attCCACCTGGCGGCCATGAGGGGTGCAGCCAGCTGTCTAGAGGTGATGCTGACACACGGCGCCAACGTTATGAGCACGGATGGGGCAG gTTACAGTGCCCTCCACCTGGCCGCCAAGTATGGGCACCCTCAGTGCTTGAAGCAACTACTGCAG GCATCCTGCGTGGTGGATACTGTGGACAGTAGTGGGTGGACGGCCCTGCATCACGCAG cGGCTGGCGGCTGCGTCTCCTGCTCAGAAATGCTCTGCTCCTTCAAGGCACATCTGAATCCCCGAGATCGG ctgggtACAACACCCCTCATCATAGCAGCTCAGATGTGTCACACAGATCTGTGCCGCCTCCTCCTGCAGCAAGGGGCTGCTGCAAATGACCAGGACCTTCAGGGCAG GACGGCCCTGATGCTGGCCTGTGAGGGAGCCAGCCCCGAAACAGTGGAGGTGCTGCTGCAGGGTGGGGCCCAGCCGGGCATCACTGATGCGCTGGGCCAGGACGCTGCTCACTACGGCGCCCTGGCAGGGGACAAACTCATCCTACACCTCCTGCAGGAGGCCGCCCAGCGCCCCTCAGCACCCAGCG AGGATGACTCAGGCGAGGCATCATCTCAG AACTCTGTGTCCAGCCATGAAAAGCAAGGGGCCCCCAAGAAGCGAAAGGCACCTCAGCCCCCTGCCAATATCCCGATGCCG GATGATCAAGATGCCTATGAGGAGATCGTGCGGCTGCGACAGGAGAGGGGCCGCCTGCTGCAGAAGATCCGGGGCCTGGAGCAGAACCAGGAACGGAAGAAGCAGGAG CTGCCAGAGGCAGAGGCCAGCTCCCTCCACAGCCTGGAGAGACAG GTGCAAGAGCTACAGCAGCTGctggcagagaggcaggaggagaaggagagtcTAGGACGGGAGGTGGAAAGTTTGCAGAGCAGGCTGTCCCTGCTGGAG AATGAGAGGGAGAACACCAGCTATGATGTGGCCACCCTGCAGGACGAGGAGGGTGAGCTGCCCGACTTCCCAG GGGCTGAGGCGCTGCTCTCCAAGCACCTAAGCCCATCGGCCCAGGATCTCTTGGCCTTGCTGCAGGAGCAGGTGGCCACGCTCACCAGACAGAACCAGGAACTGATGGAGAAGgtccag ATCCTGGAGCACTTCGAGAAGGACGAGATGGAGGCTGACAGTCTGGCCGAGGTCATCCCTCTGGCGCTGTACAACTCTCTCCGGGCTGAGTTTGACCAGCTCCGCAGGCAGCATGCCAAGGCCCTGCAGGCGCTGGGGCAGCAGGAAGCACAGGAGGGCCCTGGAGAAGAGGAGGCAGCCCCTAGGGAGGGCAACGGCCCGGGAGCCAAGGCCGCCAGAAACGGACCAGTGGAAGCAGAGCTTAACGGCACTGCAGCTCCGGAAACCAGAGTTAATGGAGCCgagagcacagaggaggaggCTGCGGGAGTAGAAACCACGGAAGCCAGAGCTTTGGAAGCAGCATCCATGGTGGCGGAGGCCACGGAAACAAGACCCACGGACGCTGAGGCCACGGAAACAGAGGGTGTGGGCGCCGAGCGCTTGGAAACAAAGGCCGCGGGGGCTGAGGTCACAAAAACGAAAACTCTAGAAGAAGGAGGAAACTCAGAAACAGAGGCCACGGGAGCAGAGTCCACAAATATGGAAACAGAGGAACCAGAATGGAAGGCCAGTGGAACAGGTGCTGTGCAGGAAGAGCTCACAGGCACAGGGACCATGAAAACGGAGGCCATGGGAGTGGAGGCCACGACCCCGAGGGTCACCACAGGCCCCGCCTTGCACCCCAGTGCTGCCGAGCTGGAGGCGGCCCACGGCAAGTGTGAGCCCGCGGAGGCCGAGGGTGGTGGAGCTGGCGGGGTCAGCAGCGATGACACAGGCCAGCTGCGGGCCGCCCTGGAGCAGGCCCGGGAGGACCTCCGAGACCGGGACTGCCGCCTCCGGGAGATGGAAGCGGCCTCAGCCCAGCTGGACGAGGCCCAGGCCGGCCGGCTGTTGGCCGAGGAGGAGGCTCGAGGCCTGCGGGCAGAGCTGGCCCAGCGGGAGGAGTTGAGGCTGGAGCTGAGCCGGGAGGTGCAGGCCCTACGGGAGCAGCTGGCTACGGCCGCAGCCGCCGGGGAGCAGCAGCGGGCTGCGGCCGTCAAGCTGGGCCAGGCGCGGGACGTGGCTGAGGCCCGGGCTTCTGAGCTGGCCGCGGCCTGCGAGGAGGCTCGGCGGGGCCTGGCGGAATTGCGTGAGGCCTCCGAGGTGCTCCACCAGTCAGTGGTGCCAGCCTCGGAGCATCACCGGCTGCAGGAGGAGGCCCTGGAGTTGCGGGGACGGGCGGCCAGCCTGGAGCAGGAGGTGGTGGCCACGGGCAAGGAGGCCGCCCGTCTGAGGGCAGAGCTGGAGCGCGAGCGTGTGGGCAGCGTGGCCCGCCTGGAGCATGAGCGCATCGTGGATGCCCTGCAGGCCGACGTGGCCCGGCTGCAGGGGCAGCTGGAGGAGCTGGGGCGACGCCACGAGAAGACCAGCGCCGAGGTCTTCCAG GTGCAGCGGGAGGCGCTATTCATGAAGAGTGAAAGGCACGCGGCCGAGGCCCAGCTGGCCACCGCAGAGCAGCAGCTGCGGGGGCTACGTACTGAGGCCGAGCGGGCACGCCAGGCCCAGAGCCGTGCCCAGGAGGCCCTGGAGAGCGCCAAGGAGAAGGACAAGAAG
- the ANKRD24 gene encoding ankyrin repeat domain-containing protein 24 isoform X1 produces MKTLRARFKKTERGGDERRRVHGDPGSLALFASASGWQEGQVGPPRCPSLRAQPPSLALPPTRRGEAGRGAAGGARGGGLARGLAGPRGPGGRAPASRALPSGHLPEPGALDTMKQLCLCAAASFALRLSPTDLGSCPPCGPCPIPKPAARGRRQSQDWGKSDERLLQAVENNDAARVASLIVRKGLVPTKLDPEGKSAFHLAAMRGAASCLEVMLTHGANVMSTDGAGYSALHLAAKYGHPQCLKQLLQASCVVDTVDSSGWTALHHAAAGGCVSCSEMLCSFKAHLNPRDRLGTTPLIIAAQMCHTDLCRLLLQQGAAANDQDLQGRTALMLACEGASPETVEVLLQGGAQPGITDALGQDAAHYGALAGDKLILHLLQEAAQRPSAPSEDDSGEASSQNSVSSHEKQGAPKKRKAPQPPANIPMPDDQDAYEEIVRLRQERGRLLQKIRGLEQNQERKKQELPEAEASSLHSLERQVQELQQLLAERQEEKESLGREVESLQSRLSLLENERENTSYDVATLQDEEGELPDFPGAEALLSKHLSPSAQDLLALLQEQVATLTRQNQELMEKVQILEHFEKDEMEADSLAEVIPLALYNSLRAEFDQLRRQHAKALQALGQQEAQEGPGEEEAAPREGNGPGAKAARNGPVEAELNGTAAPETRVNGAESTEEEAAGVETTEARALEAASMVAEATETRPTDAEATETEGVGAERLETKAAGAEVTKTKTLEEGGNSETEATGAESTNMETEEPEWKASGTGAVQEELTGTGTMKTEAMGVEATTPRVTTGPALHPSAAELEAAHGKCEPAEAEGGGAGGVSSDDTGQLRAALEQAREDLRDRDCRLREMEAASAQLDEAQAGRLLAEEEARGLRAELAQREELRLELSREVQALREQLATAAAAGEQQRAAAVKLGQARDVAEARASELAAACEEARRGLAELREASEVLHQSVVPASEHHRLQEEALELRGRAASLEQEVVATGKEAARLRAELERERVGSVARLEHERIVDALQADVARLQGQLEELGRRHEKTSAEVFQVQREALFMKSERHAAEAQLATAEQQLRGLRTEAERARQAQSRAQEALESAKEKDKKITELSKEVFSLKEALKNQPGAPGSSDVEALRGQVKALREQLEEAARDHSAVVALYRSHLLYAIQGQMDEDVQRILSQILQMQRLQAQGH; encoded by the exons ATGAAGACCCTCCGGGCACGATTTAAGAAGACAGAG agagGCGGAGACGAACGCAGGCGGGTCCATGGAGATCCTGGGAGCCTGGCCCTCTTTGCCTCAGCCTCCGGGTGGCAAGAAGGTCAGGTCGGGCCACCGCGGTGCCCCTCCCTCAGAGCCCAGCCCCCTTCCCTGGCACTCCCCCCGACCCGTAGGGGAGAGGCCGGGAGGGGGGCAGCAGGCGGGGCGCGCGGGGGAGGTTTGGCGCGGGGCTTGGCGGGACCGCGCGGGCCGGGCGGCCGAGCCCCGGCATCGCGGGCCCTTCCCTCTGGTCACCTCCCGGAGCCCGGCGCCCTGGACACCATGAAGCAGCTGTGCCTTTGCGCCGCCGCCTCCTTCGCG CTGCGGCTCAGCCCCACTGACCTTGGCTCCTGCCCACCCTGCGGCCCCTGCCCCATCCCGAAGCCGGCAGCCAGAGGCAGGCGCCAG AGCCAGGACTGGGGCAAAAGTGACGAGCGGCTGCTGCAGGCCGTGGAGAACAATGATGCCGCACGGGTGGCCTCCCTCATTGTCCGCAAGGGGCTGGTGCCCACGAAGCTGGACCCCGAGGGCAAGTCCGC attCCACCTGGCGGCCATGAGGGGTGCAGCCAGCTGTCTAGAGGTGATGCTGACACACGGCGCCAACGTTATGAGCACGGATGGGGCAG gTTACAGTGCCCTCCACCTGGCCGCCAAGTATGGGCACCCTCAGTGCTTGAAGCAACTACTGCAG GCATCCTGCGTGGTGGATACTGTGGACAGTAGTGGGTGGACGGCCCTGCATCACGCAG cGGCTGGCGGCTGCGTCTCCTGCTCAGAAATGCTCTGCTCCTTCAAGGCACATCTGAATCCCCGAGATCGG ctgggtACAACACCCCTCATCATAGCAGCTCAGATGTGTCACACAGATCTGTGCCGCCTCCTCCTGCAGCAAGGGGCTGCTGCAAATGACCAGGACCTTCAGGGCAG GACGGCCCTGATGCTGGCCTGTGAGGGAGCCAGCCCCGAAACAGTGGAGGTGCTGCTGCAGGGTGGGGCCCAGCCGGGCATCACTGATGCGCTGGGCCAGGACGCTGCTCACTACGGCGCCCTGGCAGGGGACAAACTCATCCTACACCTCCTGCAGGAGGCCGCCCAGCGCCCCTCAGCACCCAGCG AGGATGACTCAGGCGAGGCATCATCTCAG AACTCTGTGTCCAGCCATGAAAAGCAAGGGGCCCCCAAGAAGCGAAAGGCACCTCAGCCCCCTGCCAATATCCCGATGCCG GATGATCAAGATGCCTATGAGGAGATCGTGCGGCTGCGACAGGAGAGGGGCCGCCTGCTGCAGAAGATCCGGGGCCTGGAGCAGAACCAGGAACGGAAGAAGCAGGAG CTGCCAGAGGCAGAGGCCAGCTCCCTCCACAGCCTGGAGAGACAG GTGCAAGAGCTACAGCAGCTGctggcagagaggcaggaggagaaggagagtcTAGGACGGGAGGTGGAAAGTTTGCAGAGCAGGCTGTCCCTGCTGGAG AATGAGAGGGAGAACACCAGCTATGATGTGGCCACCCTGCAGGACGAGGAGGGTGAGCTGCCCGACTTCCCAG GGGCTGAGGCGCTGCTCTCCAAGCACCTAAGCCCATCGGCCCAGGATCTCTTGGCCTTGCTGCAGGAGCAGGTGGCCACGCTCACCAGACAGAACCAGGAACTGATGGAGAAGgtccag ATCCTGGAGCACTTCGAGAAGGACGAGATGGAGGCTGACAGTCTGGCCGAGGTCATCCCTCTGGCGCTGTACAACTCTCTCCGGGCTGAGTTTGACCAGCTCCGCAGGCAGCATGCCAAGGCCCTGCAGGCGCTGGGGCAGCAGGAAGCACAGGAGGGCCCTGGAGAAGAGGAGGCAGCCCCTAGGGAGGGCAACGGCCCGGGAGCCAAGGCCGCCAGAAACGGACCAGTGGAAGCAGAGCTTAACGGCACTGCAGCTCCGGAAACCAGAGTTAATGGAGCCgagagcacagaggaggaggCTGCGGGAGTAGAAACCACGGAAGCCAGAGCTTTGGAAGCAGCATCCATGGTGGCGGAGGCCACGGAAACAAGACCCACGGACGCTGAGGCCACGGAAACAGAGGGTGTGGGCGCCGAGCGCTTGGAAACAAAGGCCGCGGGGGCTGAGGTCACAAAAACGAAAACTCTAGAAGAAGGAGGAAACTCAGAAACAGAGGCCACGGGAGCAGAGTCCACAAATATGGAAACAGAGGAACCAGAATGGAAGGCCAGTGGAACAGGTGCTGTGCAGGAAGAGCTCACAGGCACAGGGACCATGAAAACGGAGGCCATGGGAGTGGAGGCCACGACCCCGAGGGTCACCACAGGCCCCGCCTTGCACCCCAGTGCTGCCGAGCTGGAGGCGGCCCACGGCAAGTGTGAGCCCGCGGAGGCCGAGGGTGGTGGAGCTGGCGGGGTCAGCAGCGATGACACAGGCCAGCTGCGGGCCGCCCTGGAGCAGGCCCGGGAGGACCTCCGAGACCGGGACTGCCGCCTCCGGGAGATGGAAGCGGCCTCAGCCCAGCTGGACGAGGCCCAGGCCGGCCGGCTGTTGGCCGAGGAGGAGGCTCGAGGCCTGCGGGCAGAGCTGGCCCAGCGGGAGGAGTTGAGGCTGGAGCTGAGCCGGGAGGTGCAGGCCCTACGGGAGCAGCTGGCTACGGCCGCAGCCGCCGGGGAGCAGCAGCGGGCTGCGGCCGTCAAGCTGGGCCAGGCGCGGGACGTGGCTGAGGCCCGGGCTTCTGAGCTGGCCGCGGCCTGCGAGGAGGCTCGGCGGGGCCTGGCGGAATTGCGTGAGGCCTCCGAGGTGCTCCACCAGTCAGTGGTGCCAGCCTCGGAGCATCACCGGCTGCAGGAGGAGGCCCTGGAGTTGCGGGGACGGGCGGCCAGCCTGGAGCAGGAGGTGGTGGCCACGGGCAAGGAGGCCGCCCGTCTGAGGGCAGAGCTGGAGCGCGAGCGTGTGGGCAGCGTGGCCCGCCTGGAGCATGAGCGCATCGTGGATGCCCTGCAGGCCGACGTGGCCCGGCTGCAGGGGCAGCTGGAGGAGCTGGGGCGACGCCACGAGAAGACCAGCGCCGAGGTCTTCCAG GTGCAGCGGGAGGCGCTATTCATGAAGAGTGAAAGGCACGCGGCCGAGGCCCAGCTGGCCACCGCAGAGCAGCAGCTGCGGGGGCTACGTACTGAGGCCGAGCGGGCACGCCAGGCCCAGAGCCGTGCCCAGGAGGCCCTGGAGAGCGCCAAGGAGAAGGACAAGAAG
- the ANKRD24 gene encoding ankyrin repeat domain-containing protein 24 isoform X6 yields the protein MRGAASCLEVMLTHGANVMSTDGAGYSALHLAAKYGHPQCLKQLLQASCVVDTVDSSGWTALHHAAAGGCVSCSEMLCSFKAHLNPRDRLGTTPLIIAAQMCHTDLCRLLLQQGAAANDQDLQGRTALMLACEGASPETVEVLLQGGAQPGITDALGQDAAHYGALAGDKLILHLLQEAAQRPSAPSEDDSGEASSQNSVSSHEKQGAPKKRKAPQPPANIPMPDDQDAYEEIVRLRQERGRLLQKIRGLEQNQERKKQELPEAEASSLHSLERQVQELQQLLAERQEEKESLGREVESLQSRLSLLENERENTSYDVATLQDEEGELPDFPGAEALLSKHLSPSAQDLLALLQEQVATLTRQNQELMEKVQILEHFEKDEMEADSLAEVIPLALYNSLRAEFDQLRRQHAKALQALGQQEAQEGPGEEEAAPREGNGPGAKAARNGPVEAELNGTAAPETRVNGAESTEEEAAGVETTEARALEAASMVAEATETRPTDAEATETEGVGAERLETKAAGAEVTKTKTLEEGGNSETEATGAESTNMETEEPEWKASGTGAVQEELTGTGTMKTEAMGVEATTPRVTTGPALHPSAAELEAAHGKCEPAEAEGGGAGGVSSDDTGQLRAALEQAREDLRDRDCRLREMEAASAQLDEAQAGRLLAEEEARGLRAELAQREELRLELSREVQALREQLATAAAAGEQQRAAAVKLGQARDVAEARASELAAACEEARRGLAELREASEVLHQSVVPASEHHRLQEEALELRGRAASLEQEVVATGKEAARLRAELERERVGSVARLEHERIVDALQADVARLQGQLEELGRRHEKTSAEVFQVQREALFMKSERHAAEAQLATAEQQLRGLRTEAERARQAQSRAQEALESAKEKDKKITELSKEVFSLKEALKNQPGAPGSSDVEALRGQVKALREQLEEAARDHSAVVALYRSHLLYAIQGQMDEDVQRILSQILQMQRLQAQGH from the exons ATGAGGGGTGCAGCCAGCTGTCTAGAGGTGATGCTGACACACGGCGCCAACGTTATGAGCACGGATGGGGCAG gTTACAGTGCCCTCCACCTGGCCGCCAAGTATGGGCACCCTCAGTGCTTGAAGCAACTACTGCAG GCATCCTGCGTGGTGGATACTGTGGACAGTAGTGGGTGGACGGCCCTGCATCACGCAG cGGCTGGCGGCTGCGTCTCCTGCTCAGAAATGCTCTGCTCCTTCAAGGCACATCTGAATCCCCGAGATCGG ctgggtACAACACCCCTCATCATAGCAGCTCAGATGTGTCACACAGATCTGTGCCGCCTCCTCCTGCAGCAAGGGGCTGCTGCAAATGACCAGGACCTTCAGGGCAG GACGGCCCTGATGCTGGCCTGTGAGGGAGCCAGCCCCGAAACAGTGGAGGTGCTGCTGCAGGGTGGGGCCCAGCCGGGCATCACTGATGCGCTGGGCCAGGACGCTGCTCACTACGGCGCCCTGGCAGGGGACAAACTCATCCTACACCTCCTGCAGGAGGCCGCCCAGCGCCCCTCAGCACCCAGCG AGGATGACTCAGGCGAGGCATCATCTCAG AACTCTGTGTCCAGCCATGAAAAGCAAGGGGCCCCCAAGAAGCGAAAGGCACCTCAGCCCCCTGCCAATATCCCGATGCCG GATGATCAAGATGCCTATGAGGAGATCGTGCGGCTGCGACAGGAGAGGGGCCGCCTGCTGCAGAAGATCCGGGGCCTGGAGCAGAACCAGGAACGGAAGAAGCAGGAG CTGCCAGAGGCAGAGGCCAGCTCCCTCCACAGCCTGGAGAGACAG GTGCAAGAGCTACAGCAGCTGctggcagagaggcaggaggagaaggagagtcTAGGACGGGAGGTGGAAAGTTTGCAGAGCAGGCTGTCCCTGCTGGAG AATGAGAGGGAGAACACCAGCTATGATGTGGCCACCCTGCAGGACGAGGAGGGTGAGCTGCCCGACTTCCCAG GGGCTGAGGCGCTGCTCTCCAAGCACCTAAGCCCATCGGCCCAGGATCTCTTGGCCTTGCTGCAGGAGCAGGTGGCCACGCTCACCAGACAGAACCAGGAACTGATGGAGAAGgtccag ATCCTGGAGCACTTCGAGAAGGACGAGATGGAGGCTGACAGTCTGGCCGAGGTCATCCCTCTGGCGCTGTACAACTCTCTCCGGGCTGAGTTTGACCAGCTCCGCAGGCAGCATGCCAAGGCCCTGCAGGCGCTGGGGCAGCAGGAAGCACAGGAGGGCCCTGGAGAAGAGGAGGCAGCCCCTAGGGAGGGCAACGGCCCGGGAGCCAAGGCCGCCAGAAACGGACCAGTGGAAGCAGAGCTTAACGGCACTGCAGCTCCGGAAACCAGAGTTAATGGAGCCgagagcacagaggaggaggCTGCGGGAGTAGAAACCACGGAAGCCAGAGCTTTGGAAGCAGCATCCATGGTGGCGGAGGCCACGGAAACAAGACCCACGGACGCTGAGGCCACGGAAACAGAGGGTGTGGGCGCCGAGCGCTTGGAAACAAAGGCCGCGGGGGCTGAGGTCACAAAAACGAAAACTCTAGAAGAAGGAGGAAACTCAGAAACAGAGGCCACGGGAGCAGAGTCCACAAATATGGAAACAGAGGAACCAGAATGGAAGGCCAGTGGAACAGGTGCTGTGCAGGAAGAGCTCACAGGCACAGGGACCATGAAAACGGAGGCCATGGGAGTGGAGGCCACGACCCCGAGGGTCACCACAGGCCCCGCCTTGCACCCCAGTGCTGCCGAGCTGGAGGCGGCCCACGGCAAGTGTGAGCCCGCGGAGGCCGAGGGTGGTGGAGCTGGCGGGGTCAGCAGCGATGACACAGGCCAGCTGCGGGCCGCCCTGGAGCAGGCCCGGGAGGACCTCCGAGACCGGGACTGCCGCCTCCGGGAGATGGAAGCGGCCTCAGCCCAGCTGGACGAGGCCCAGGCCGGCCGGCTGTTGGCCGAGGAGGAGGCTCGAGGCCTGCGGGCAGAGCTGGCCCAGCGGGAGGAGTTGAGGCTGGAGCTGAGCCGGGAGGTGCAGGCCCTACGGGAGCAGCTGGCTACGGCCGCAGCCGCCGGGGAGCAGCAGCGGGCTGCGGCCGTCAAGCTGGGCCAGGCGCGGGACGTGGCTGAGGCCCGGGCTTCTGAGCTGGCCGCGGCCTGCGAGGAGGCTCGGCGGGGCCTGGCGGAATTGCGTGAGGCCTCCGAGGTGCTCCACCAGTCAGTGGTGCCAGCCTCGGAGCATCACCGGCTGCAGGAGGAGGCCCTGGAGTTGCGGGGACGGGCGGCCAGCCTGGAGCAGGAGGTGGTGGCCACGGGCAAGGAGGCCGCCCGTCTGAGGGCAGAGCTGGAGCGCGAGCGTGTGGGCAGCGTGGCCCGCCTGGAGCATGAGCGCATCGTGGATGCCCTGCAGGCCGACGTGGCCCGGCTGCAGGGGCAGCTGGAGGAGCTGGGGCGACGCCACGAGAAGACCAGCGCCGAGGTCTTCCAG GTGCAGCGGGAGGCGCTATTCATGAAGAGTGAAAGGCACGCGGCCGAGGCCCAGCTGGCCACCGCAGAGCAGCAGCTGCGGGGGCTACGTACTGAGGCCGAGCGGGCACGCCAGGCCCAGAGCCGTGCCCAGGAGGCCCTGGAGAGCGCCAAGGAGAAGGACAAGAAG